The following proteins come from a genomic window of Euwallacea fornicatus isolate EFF26 chromosome 9, ASM4011564v1, whole genome shotgun sequence:
- the LOC136340960 gene encoding zinc finger protein ZFP2-like, translating to MAEMDLKDIKMDLSQYLASPLQIEKVCRACLLEKGNMRPLFGACLDEMLQSFSGIKISEEDGLPNHMCVQCVLQCSRAYTFKQLCEKSDSVLRQFASTEFQDMLRQYQEQEISRSQAKKELEEQLRFRSPSPEKIFLETKPFGSDSDAFETVITTEQQDVMQKTEICDEYYTIVETFDGNEEVDNDNTPNEDTGDELKYQIDLNTLKQYTENDSSKPKSKDLKYKCTKCDAQYHLRVDLKVHMMSHPKDLDHICSVCNKAFAESRILKRHQKIHLDHKPHHCDQCDMSFAESSNLSKHKKKHTGELRNIQGKPHLCSVCGRAFKWASSLHKHMKYHTGHKLLSCTYCPKQYVEARSLKIHLRSHTGERPYECRVCQKSFTQSCNLEKHLRVHTGEKPYICPVCNKGFTQSGYVGIHMRTHTGDRPYVCQTCGKAFSGSNTLTLHQRIHTGEKPYTCEICGKKFSRHETLTIHIRSHTGDKPHICKLCDKGFTSSGQLSGHMKTHTGEKPHVCEMCGKKFAGSNSLKVHMKAHLVPTEREEVVQTVQYTCKLCNKNFDDNNTFNEHILDEHTIQATTIQIKREDLENIEAMEVAEIITADNQTIQVQTITQI from the exons ATGGCCGAAATGGATTTAAAAGACATAAAAATGGACTTGTCCCAGTATTTGGCGTCTCCATTGCAGATAGAAAAGGTTTGTCGAGCCTGTTTGCTGGAAAAAGGTAACATGAGACCCCTTTTCGGTGCCTGTCTCGATGAAATGCTTCAGAGTTTTTCGGGaattaag ATTTCAGAAGAAGATGGTTTACCCAATCACATGTGCGTACAATGTGTTCTTCAATGCAGTAGAGCATACACGTTTAAGCAACTATGTGAAAAATCCGATTCAGTACTTAGACAATTTGCCAGCACGGAATTTCAG GATATGCTGAGACAATACCAAGAGCAAGAAATCTCAAGAAGTCAAGCCAAGAAGGAATTAGAAGAACAATTAAGGTTCCGATCTCCATCGCCAGAAAAGATATTTCTTGAAACCAAACCATTTGGCAGTGACTCTGATGCGTTTGAAACCGTTATTACTACAGaacaacaagatgtaatgcaAAAGACCGAG ATTTGCGACGAGTACTACACAATAGTGGAAACGTTTGATGGCAACGAAGAGGTTGATAATGATAATACACCTAATGAAGACACAGGGGATgaattgaaatatcaaatCGACTTAAATACTCTTAAACAATATACTGAAAATGATTCTTCAAAACCAAAAAGTAAAGATCTGAAATACAAATGTACAAAATGTGATGCGCAGTATCATTTAAGAGTTGatttaaag GTTCACATGATGTCCCATCCTAAGGATTTAGACCACATTTGTAGTGTGTGCAATAAAGCATTTGCAGAGTCTCGTATTTTGAAACGACATCAGAAGATTCATTTAGACCACAAACCTCATCACTGTGATCAATGCGATATGTCTTTTGCAGAGAGCTCTAATTTGAGTAAACATAAAAAGAAACACACAGGAGAGTTGAGAAATATTCAG GGAAAACCCCATTTGTGTTCAGTCTGCGGCAGAGCTTTCAAATGGGCTTCTAGTTTACACAAACACATGAAATATCACACAGGTCATAAACTACTGAGCTGCACCTACTGTCCTAAACAGTATGTTGAAGCCAGAAGTCTGAAGATTCATTTAAGATCGCATACTGGAGAAAGGCCGTACGAGTGTCGAGTTTGTCAAAAATCCTTCACTCAGAGCTGCAATCtagaaaaacatttaaggGTGCACACTGGAGAAAAACCATATATTTGCCCTGTTTGTAATAAAGG ATTCACCCAATCGGGATACGTAGGAATTCACATGCGCACACACACTGGAGACCGACCTTACGTTTGCCAGACGTGCGGGAAAGCATTTTCAGGGTCTAATACGCTAACCCTTCACCAAAGAATTCATACAGGGGAAAAACCATACACTTGCGAAATTTGCGGCAAGAAATTCAGTAGACACGAAACTTTAACAATTCATATAAG gtcTCACACAGGGGATAAACCGCATATTTGCAAATTGTGCGACAAAGGATTCACATCATCAGGACAGCTCTCCGGCCATATGAAGACGCATACTGGAGAAAAACCTCATGTCTGTGAAATGTGTGGAAaaaa atttgcAGGCAGCAATAGCTTAAAAGTTCACATGAAAGCTCACTTAGTGCCAACAGAACGTGAAGAAGTCGTGCAAACTGTTCAGTATACTTGCAAAttgtgcaataaaaattttgatgacAACAATACTTTTAATGAACACATACTCGATGAGCACACTATACAGGCAACTACAATTCAAATCAAGCGTGAAGATTTAGAGAACATAGAAGCTATGGAAGTTGCCGAAATTAT AACAGCAGATAATCAGACAATTCAAGTGCAAACAATTACCCAAATATAG
- the LOC136340961 gene encoding aladin-like isoform X1, producing the protein MRNFQSFESPNNNEIAICEINGRVQYTNSDYVNIGIFTNAVSSHPKIHITRDQLHPITSGDEGKALFLPVNVSFLKQLTQVYYEQGPIEALQLAKSHNQFLVSQTANILLSVFNYVKKGRLLLNPNIKYSGPALIHKLGQTRDWQNSTIRFISWHPYCTKLAVVTCDDSVRILSSDSNYHPLLRCKQQRNITCVAWRPLSNTDIAVAHEGGILVWNIDPNSLVLRPSVSNATILYRIEHRPVMSIAWSPKGDLLVSVAGCNNKILVWDPELDRTNTLMRPGGFGNVLVKWSPTGEKLFTCSDGIVFRVWDYRNWECERWTVPSGRVQSACWSNCGTTLLFATNTEPIIYGVIVKSDLVFTSDNESSSNQAIPIFDVTKVDLNGLMVGGLVHCMETDPKGKHLAIMFQDTNTIAVFNIVKQPTLQLLPGFFVMGLAEEKPSAICFQQNFESGACLTIGWSSGRIQYFPIIYTDLTSSSSVNETVPTNVSLYKSFNNSHV; encoded by the exons atgagaaattttcaaagttttgaatcccccaataataatgaaattgcTATTTGTGAGATAAATGGAAGAGTTCAATATACAAACTCTGACTACGTTAATATAGGCATTTTCACTAATGCT GTTTCTAGTCATCCGAAAATTCATATAACACGAGATCAACTTCATCCCATTACTTCTGGAGATGAAGGCAAGGCCCTATTCTTACCAGTCAATGTGTCTTTCCTGAAACAGCTTACACAAGTCTACTATGAGCAGGGCCCCATTGAGGCTTTACAACTAGCCAAGTCTCATAACCAATTTTTAGTATCACAAACTGCCAATATTCTGCTCAGTGTTTTCAACTATGTTAAAAAAGGCAGGCTTCTTTTAAACCCTAATATAAAGTATAGTGGACCAGCTTTGATACACAAGTTAGGGCAGACTAGAGATTGGCAAAACAGCACCATAAGATTCATTTCTTGGCATCCATATTGTACTAAATTAGCTGTGGTCACCTGTGATGATAGTGTGAGGATTCTTAGTAGTGACAGCAATTATCATCCTTTGCTTAGGTGCAAACAGCAGAGGAATATAACTTGTGTGGCATGGAGACCTCTATCTAATACTGATATTGCAGTTGCACATGAGGGTGGTATTCTTGTATGGAATATTGATCCAAATTCTTTA gtATTAAGGCCATCTGTTAGCAATGCCACAATTCTCTATAGAATAGAACATAGGCCAGTAATGAGTATTGCTTGGTCTCCAAAAGGAGATTTACTGGTTAGTGTGGCTGgttgtaataataaaatcttagTGTGGGATCCTGAATTAGATCGCACTAATACCTTAATGAGGCCTGGGGGATTTGGTAATGTGTTGGTTAAATGGTCTCCAACTGGGGAGAAATTATTCACTTGCTCAGATGGTATTGTTTTCAG AGTTTGGGATTATAGAAATTGGGAATGTGAACGCTGGACTGTCCCGAGCGGTCGTGTTCAATCCGCCTGTTGGTCAAACTGTGGTACTACTTTGCTCTTTGCCACCAATACCGAACCAATTATTTACGGCGTAATAGTAAAAAGTGATTTGGTGTTCACTAGCGATAATG AATCTTCATCAAATCAAGCTATACCCATATTTGATGTTACCAAAGTTGATTTAAATGGTTTGATGGTTGGGGGTTTGGTACACTGCATGGAGACAGATCCGAAAGGAAAGCATTTAGCTATTATGTTCCAAGATACCAATACGATAGCCGTTTTTAACATTGTCAAACAACCGACTTTGCAGCTTTTACCCGG GTTTTTTGTAATGGGGTTAGCGGAAGAGAAGCCAAGTGCCATATGTTTTCAGCAAAACTTTGAATCTGGAGCTTGTCTTACGATTGGATGGTCAAGTGGGAGAATTCAATATTTCCCAATTATCTACACTGACTTGACTTCTAGTAGTAGCGTAAACGAAACAGTTCCGACTAATGTGTCTTTATacaaatcttttaataattcgCATGTTTAG
- the LOC136340961 gene encoding aladin-like isoform X2: protein MLHPKIHITRDQLHPITSGDEGKALFLPVNVSFLKQLTQVYYEQGPIEALQLAKSHNQFLVSQTANILLSVFNYVKKGRLLLNPNIKYSGPALIHKLGQTRDWQNSTIRFISWHPYCTKLAVVTCDDSVRILSSDSNYHPLLRCKQQRNITCVAWRPLSNTDIAVAHEGGILVWNIDPNSLVLRPSVSNATILYRIEHRPVMSIAWSPKGDLLVSVAGCNNKILVWDPELDRTNTLMRPGGFGNVLVKWSPTGEKLFTCSDGIVFRVWDYRNWECERWTVPSGRVQSACWSNCGTTLLFATNTEPIIYGVIVKSDLVFTSDNESSSNQAIPIFDVTKVDLNGLMVGGLVHCMETDPKGKHLAIMFQDTNTIAVFNIVKQPTLQLLPGFFVMGLAEEKPSAICFQQNFESGACLTIGWSSGRIQYFPIIYTDLTSSSSVNETVPTNVSLYKSFNNSHV, encoded by the exons ATGCT TCATCCGAAAATTCATATAACACGAGATCAACTTCATCCCATTACTTCTGGAGATGAAGGCAAGGCCCTATTCTTACCAGTCAATGTGTCTTTCCTGAAACAGCTTACACAAGTCTACTATGAGCAGGGCCCCATTGAGGCTTTACAACTAGCCAAGTCTCATAACCAATTTTTAGTATCACAAACTGCCAATATTCTGCTCAGTGTTTTCAACTATGTTAAAAAAGGCAGGCTTCTTTTAAACCCTAATATAAAGTATAGTGGACCAGCTTTGATACACAAGTTAGGGCAGACTAGAGATTGGCAAAACAGCACCATAAGATTCATTTCTTGGCATCCATATTGTACTAAATTAGCTGTGGTCACCTGTGATGATAGTGTGAGGATTCTTAGTAGTGACAGCAATTATCATCCTTTGCTTAGGTGCAAACAGCAGAGGAATATAACTTGTGTGGCATGGAGACCTCTATCTAATACTGATATTGCAGTTGCACATGAGGGTGGTATTCTTGTATGGAATATTGATCCAAATTCTTTA gtATTAAGGCCATCTGTTAGCAATGCCACAATTCTCTATAGAATAGAACATAGGCCAGTAATGAGTATTGCTTGGTCTCCAAAAGGAGATTTACTGGTTAGTGTGGCTGgttgtaataataaaatcttagTGTGGGATCCTGAATTAGATCGCACTAATACCTTAATGAGGCCTGGGGGATTTGGTAATGTGTTGGTTAAATGGTCTCCAACTGGGGAGAAATTATTCACTTGCTCAGATGGTATTGTTTTCAG AGTTTGGGATTATAGAAATTGGGAATGTGAACGCTGGACTGTCCCGAGCGGTCGTGTTCAATCCGCCTGTTGGTCAAACTGTGGTACTACTTTGCTCTTTGCCACCAATACCGAACCAATTATTTACGGCGTAATAGTAAAAAGTGATTTGGTGTTCACTAGCGATAATG AATCTTCATCAAATCAAGCTATACCCATATTTGATGTTACCAAAGTTGATTTAAATGGTTTGATGGTTGGGGGTTTGGTACACTGCATGGAGACAGATCCGAAAGGAAAGCATTTAGCTATTATGTTCCAAGATACCAATACGATAGCCGTTTTTAACATTGTCAAACAACCGACTTTGCAGCTTTTACCCGG GTTTTTTGTAATGGGGTTAGCGGAAGAGAAGCCAAGTGCCATATGTTTTCAGCAAAACTTTGAATCTGGAGCTTGTCTTACGATTGGATGGTCAAGTGGGAGAATTCAATATTTCCCAATTATCTACACTGACTTGACTTCTAGTAGTAGCGTAAACGAAACAGTTCCGACTAATGTGTCTTTATacaaatcttttaataattcgCATGTTTAG